From a single Endozoicomonas euniceicola genomic region:
- the ahcY gene encoding adenosylhomocysteinase, with product MSAILETQTASTDYRVADISLADWGRREIQIAEGEMPALMTIRSKYRDQQPLKGARIMGCIHMTIQTAVLIETLVELGAEVRWSSCNIFSTQDHAAAAVAAAGVPVFAWKGETEEEFWWCIEQTILNQDGTPWDSNMILDDGGDLTLLMHDKFPELLDNIHGISEETTTGVHRLLEMLEKGTLKVPAINVNDAVTKSKNDNKYGCRHSLNDAIKRGTDHLLAGKKALVIGYGDVGKGSAASLRQEGMIVKVSEVDPICAMQACMDGFEVVSPYINGENDGTENSINKELLATTDLLVTTTGNVHVCDRNMLKTLKSSCVVCNIGHFDTEIDTAFMREHWEWEEVKPQVHKIWRNKDDNDHLILLSEGRLVNLGNATGHPSRIMDGSFANQVLAQIHLYAAGFASLPAEEKAANLYVSLLPKKLDEEVASYMVEGFGGVVTQLTQEQADYINVPVEGPFKGDDYKY from the coding sequence ATGAGCGCCATTCTTGAAACACAGACAGCTTCTACCGACTATCGCGTGGCTGATATCAGCCTGGCAGACTGGGGACGACGTGAAATTCAAATCGCTGAAGGTGAAATGCCTGCATTGATGACGATTCGCAGTAAGTATCGTGATCAGCAGCCACTGAAAGGCGCCCGCATCATGGGTTGTATTCACATGACCATTCAGACCGCCGTATTGATTGAAACACTGGTGGAACTGGGCGCTGAGGTTCGCTGGTCATCCTGCAATATTTTCTCGACACAAGATCATGCCGCTGCTGCGGTTGCCGCCGCTGGTGTTCCTGTCTTTGCCTGGAAAGGCGAAACCGAAGAAGAGTTCTGGTGGTGTATTGAACAAACCATTCTTAATCAGGATGGGACACCCTGGGACTCCAACATGATTCTGGATGACGGCGGTGACCTGACCCTGTTGATGCACGATAAATTTCCTGAGTTGCTGGATAACATTCATGGTATTTCTGAGGAAACCACCACTGGTGTTCACCGCCTGCTGGAAATGCTGGAGAAAGGCACCCTTAAAGTGCCTGCAATCAACGTGAACGATGCGGTTACCAAAAGCAAAAACGATAACAAGTACGGATGCCGTCACTCTCTTAACGATGCCATCAAACGAGGTACAGACCACCTGCTGGCCGGTAAGAAAGCCCTGGTCATTGGTTACGGCGATGTGGGCAAAGGGTCTGCTGCTTCCCTGCGTCAGGAAGGCATGATTGTTAAAGTCAGCGAGGTTGACCCAATCTGTGCCATGCAGGCCTGCATGGACGGTTTCGAGGTGGTGTCGCCGTACATCAATGGCGAAAACGACGGCACTGAAAACAGCATTAACAAAGAACTTCTGGCGACAACGGATCTGCTGGTCACCACCACCGGCAACGTACACGTGTGCGACCGCAATATGCTGAAAACCCTGAAGAGCAGCTGTGTGGTTTGTAACATTGGGCACTTTGATACCGAAATTGATACCGCCTTTATGCGTGAACACTGGGAGTGGGAGGAGGTTAAACCTCAGGTGCATAAAATATGGCGCAATAAAGACGACAACGATCATTTGATTCTGCTGTCAGAAGGGCGACTCGTGAATCTTGGTAATGCTACCGGACATCCATCGCGCATTATGGACGGTTCCTTTGCCAACCAGGTGCTGGCTCAGATTCACCTTTATGCAGCGGGTTTTGCCAGCCTGCCTGCTGAAGAAAAGGCGGCTAACCTTTACGTCAGCCTGCTGCCCAAGAAGCTGGATGAAGAAGTGGCCAGTTACATGGTTGAAGGTTTTGGTGGCGTTGTTACGCAACTGACGCAGGAACAGGCGGATTATATTAACGTGCCGGTTGAAGGTCCGTTTAAGGGTGATGACTACAAATACTGA
- the metF gene encoding methylenetetrahydrofolate reductase [NAD(P)H], which translates to MTMTTSTLPISFEFFPAKTAEGAKKLEITASQLAENKPEFFSVTYGAGGSTRDRTLETVTGLSQVTGVSTAPHLSCVGDTRQELRALLKQYLQLGINRLVALRGDLPSGMGGFHGELQYANELVSFIREETGDHFTLEVAAYPESHPQAQSFEKDLLNFKRKVNAGANSAITQYFFNAEAYFHFRDRATALGIEIPIVPGIMPITNYTRLARFSDACGAEIPRWIRKQLEAYGDDVQSIRQFGEEVVTKLCERLIADGVPGLHFYTLNQAPAVQRICWNLEL; encoded by the coding sequence ATGACAATGACAACAAGCACGCTGCCAATCAGTTTTGAGTTCTTTCCTGCCAAGACCGCAGAGGGGGCTAAAAAACTCGAAATCACTGCCAGCCAGCTGGCAGAGAACAAGCCGGAATTCTTTTCGGTGACTTACGGTGCCGGTGGCTCAACCCGGGATCGTACCCTTGAAACGGTTACGGGATTAAGTCAGGTGACGGGAGTCAGTACGGCACCGCATCTCTCCTGTGTTGGTGATACCCGGCAAGAACTGAGAGCATTACTGAAGCAGTACCTGCAACTGGGTATTAATCGACTTGTTGCTCTTCGTGGTGACCTGCCTTCCGGTATGGGAGGTTTTCACGGTGAACTTCAGTATGCTAACGAGCTGGTCAGCTTTATTCGTGAAGAGACCGGTGACCACTTTACTCTTGAAGTCGCCGCTTACCCTGAGTCACACCCTCAGGCACAGAGCTTTGAGAAGGACTTGTTGAACTTTAAACGTAAAGTCAACGCCGGGGCCAATTCGGCGATTACCCAGTATTTCTTTAATGCGGAAGCCTATTTCCATTTCCGCGACCGCGCCACTGCTCTGGGGATCGAAATCCCCATTGTTCCCGGCATTATGCCCATTACCAACTACACAAGGCTGGCCCGGTTCTCAGATGCCTGTGGCGCTGAAATTCCCCGCTGGATTCGCAAGCAGCTGGAGGCTTATGGTGACGATGTGCAGAGCATCAGGCAGTTTGGCGAAGAAGTTGTTACCAAACTGTGCGAACGACTGATCGCAGATGGTGTACCGGGATTACACTTTTATACCCTGAACCAGGCTCCTGCCGTACAGAGGATTTGCTGGAACCTTGAGCTTTAA
- a CDS encoding IS66 family transposase — translation MQNAHVSGSGTTPALLPAPFATSQVILTKQEHIQLKQQAKLWHAMWKAACGREKKVLAKNASLIAQHKAEMAGLNTQVADLKSELAHMKHLLFGRKSEKTSSSSKKSGNTTRPPSNRKRGHQPGVPGSGRHLHNNLPVVHESVDLPVDKQCCTVCHRPFKSFFNDDSCDVIEVEVKAHVRRYHRRHYQKTCQCPETPNITTPPPPPRLINKGKLGISVWVELLLNKYAYGIPINRQLESYKTQGLELSQATISFGLEAITPFFEPVAEATREFVASSDQWHADETRWISWAHETTGSHKHWLWVFLCDQAVYFSIADTRAAVVPESIIGDGAGTLVCDRYSAYKKLANDAVSLI, via the coding sequence ATGCAAAATGCTCATGTTTCAGGATCAGGCACAACACCTGCATTACTGCCTGCCCCCTTTGCTACCTCGCAGGTCATCCTCACCAAGCAGGAACACATCCAGCTAAAACAGCAGGCCAAACTCTGGCATGCCATGTGGAAGGCGGCCTGTGGCCGAGAGAAAAAAGTATTGGCTAAAAATGCCTCTCTTATCGCTCAGCATAAAGCCGAAATGGCTGGGTTGAACACCCAGGTCGCTGATCTGAAATCAGAACTGGCACACATGAAGCACTTGCTTTTCGGTCGTAAATCAGAGAAGACCAGTTCTTCTTCAAAGAAAAGTGGCAATACTACCCGGCCACCTTCAAATCGAAAACGAGGTCACCAGCCCGGAGTCCCCGGCTCTGGTCGCCATCTTCACAACAACCTGCCAGTGGTTCATGAGTCTGTAGACTTACCAGTGGACAAACAGTGTTGTACAGTCTGTCACCGGCCATTCAAGTCTTTTTTCAATGACGACAGCTGCGACGTAATTGAAGTTGAAGTTAAGGCTCACGTTCGTCGTTATCACCGAAGGCATTACCAAAAAACTTGCCAGTGCCCTGAAACGCCCAATATTACTACTCCACCACCTCCACCAAGACTCATCAACAAAGGAAAGCTTGGTATTTCTGTCTGGGTGGAGCTGTTGCTGAATAAGTACGCATACGGCATCCCCATAAACAGGCAACTTGAGTCTTATAAGACTCAGGGACTGGAACTGTCGCAGGCGACCATCTCCTTTGGCCTGGAAGCTATAACGCCCTTTTTTGAGCCGGTTGCCGAAGCTACTCGGGAATTCGTCGCCAGTAGCGATCAGTGGCATGCTGATGAAACCCGGTGGATCAGCTGGGCACATGAGACCACAGGTTCTCACAAACATTGGCTTTGGGTATTTCTCTGTGATCAGGCGGTTTATTTCAGCATTGCTGACACCCGTGCGGCTGTCGTACCAGAGTCGATCATTGGTGACGGGGCTGGAACGCTGGTGTGTGACCGATACTCAGCGTACAAAAAGCTTGCGAATGATGCGGTGTCATTAATTTAG
- a CDS encoding IS66 family transposase: protein MDAQRGDPELEKWSATWVNRIGRLYHLNSQRLEVLDEPEQLATQQLRLEHQVEQMAIQRVQELNRPKLRVRAKKVLESLQNHWEGLTRFVTDPGIPMDNNAAEQALRTGVVGRKNYYGSGSVWSADIAAFLFSVFMTLKLWDINPKIWLGAYLEACAINGRKPPNDLTPYLPWLMSEERLCEMRNHDPPKV, encoded by the coding sequence ATTGACGCTCAACGAGGTGATCCGGAGTTGGAGAAATGGAGCGCCACCTGGGTGAACAGGATTGGTCGTTTATATCATCTTAATAGTCAGCGACTTGAAGTGCTTGATGAACCAGAGCAGCTAGCAACACAGCAGTTACGGCTTGAACATCAGGTAGAGCAGATGGCAATCCAGAGGGTTCAGGAACTTAATCGTCCTAAACTGCGAGTCAGAGCGAAAAAAGTGCTCGAAAGTCTACAGAATCACTGGGAAGGATTGACCCGCTTTGTCACTGATCCCGGTATCCCCATGGATAACAACGCTGCAGAGCAAGCACTGCGCACAGGTGTCGTTGGCAGGAAGAATTACTACGGCTCTGGCAGCGTATGGAGTGCTGATATAGCCGCTTTTCTATTCAGCGTTTTTATGACGCTAAAGCTTTGGGATATTAATCCAAAAATCTGGCTGGGTGCCTATCTTGAGGCTTGTGCCATAAATGGCAGGAAGCCACCTAATGATCTCACTCCTTATCTGCCCTGGTTAATGAGTGAGGAGCGGCTTTGTGAAATGCGCAATCATGATCCGCCAAAGGTATAA
- a CDS encoding formyl transferase — MKALIITAEGIEQQYVTQQLMAALGDQVCGIVVEQHKKKRSVLASLKHGMKRYNPLVFCERIVTKSLRSLIRIDHKQLAILKRYLGSINKEDYIPTDLPVCTPYSANSTESIAFIKECAPDYIFVYGTGIIKQQVISLAKSSILNLHTGISPYYRGCSCAFWPLYNREPHMVGATVHQCSLEVDGGDIYGRASVKITAQDDHHTAFAKSVKVGAGLYAAVAKKLLQGEAVKTIRQDMSIGKEYQFKHRTILHDIKLLAYIFRGGLQKTLRGIEHKPLPFNDFNISEE, encoded by the coding sequence ATGAAAGCGTTAATTATTACTGCTGAAGGGATTGAGCAGCAATATGTCACTCAGCAATTAATGGCTGCTTTGGGTGATCAGGTATGTGGCATTGTTGTTGAACAACACAAAAAGAAACGAAGTGTTCTTGCGTCATTGAAGCATGGAATGAAACGTTATAATCCATTGGTGTTTTGTGAAAGAATCGTCACCAAGTCACTGCGTTCATTGATTCGGATAGATCATAAGCAGTTAGCAATTTTAAAGCGTTATCTTGGTTCAATAAATAAGGAAGATTATATTCCAACCGACTTGCCGGTTTGTACTCCGTATTCGGCAAATAGTACAGAAAGTATTGCTTTTATTAAAGAGTGCGCTCCCGATTATATTTTTGTTTATGGTACCGGCATTATTAAACAACAGGTCATCAGTTTAGCAAAATCATCAATACTGAACTTACATACTGGAATTTCACCCTATTATCGCGGTTGCTCATGTGCATTCTGGCCTTTATATAACAGAGAACCCCACATGGTAGGAGCGACAGTCCACCAATGCTCTCTGGAAGTAGATGGGGGCGATATCTATGGTCGAGCCAGCGTAAAAATCACTGCGCAGGATGATCATCACACGGCGTTCGCAAAGTCAGTAAAAGTTGGGGCCGGGTTATACGCTGCGGTGGCAAAAAAATTACTTCAGGGTGAAGCCGTCAAGACCATCAGGCAAGATATGAGTATCGGTAAAGAGTATCAGTTTAAACACCGAACGATATTGCATGATATAAAATTACTCGCTTATATTTTCCGTGGCGGGCTGCAAAAGACACTCCGGGGAATAGAACATAAACCACTACCTTTTAATGACTTCAATATCAGTGAGGAATAG
- a CDS encoding polysaccharide deacetylase family protein: MKSAPCMTYLNDEISEQAFTRQLDYLTRHYTVLSLQEAIKLIENNELPQGKPVCTISFDDGLKSVYTKAFPILKQIGILFDVFLNTAVVDNNQLLWLHELNYLLSNFGEVETSKAFNKYVENNIEKVPSNARGIEIWCRQHYEYLYENKLLATLFRHFNLNATAIAQEQQMYLTWQQVDEMSQYGAGFYSHTHQHHPLNAFSGTEHAEREITLARDIMMQHGKSGDFVSFPFGMEVDYGKANIHNALQAGHKYAVEVGDGINSRERILEQQVVSRVELGNVSGDDGHLYSAIELRPVIKSRLKAIKAWLR, from the coding sequence ATGAAATCAGCGCCATGTATGACCTATTTGAATGATGAGATTTCAGAGCAGGCATTTACACGTCAGTTGGATTATTTAACTCGTCATTACACGGTCTTATCATTGCAGGAAGCAATAAAGCTTATTGAAAATAATGAGCTACCTCAGGGCAAGCCTGTCTGTACAATATCTTTCGATGATGGCCTGAAATCTGTTTACACAAAAGCATTCCCCATACTCAAACAAATTGGGATTTTATTTGATGTATTTCTCAATACAGCCGTAGTCGATAACAATCAGCTTTTATGGCTACACGAACTGAATTATTTGCTAAGCAATTTTGGGGAAGTTGAAACATCCAAAGCATTTAACAAATATGTTGAAAACAACATAGAAAAAGTACCTTCAAATGCCAGAGGTATCGAAATATGGTGTCGTCAGCATTATGAGTACCTATATGAAAATAAACTTCTGGCCACTCTTTTCAGACATTTCAATTTAAATGCGACAGCCATTGCACAAGAGCAGCAAATGTATCTTACCTGGCAACAAGTCGATGAAATGAGTCAGTATGGTGCGGGCTTTTATTCACACACTCACCAACATCATCCTTTAAATGCTTTTTCAGGAACCGAACACGCCGAACGGGAAATTACGCTGGCACGGGACATCATGATGCAACACGGCAAAAGTGGCGACTTCGTCAGTTTTCCATTTGGCATGGAAGTCGATTATGGGAAGGCGAATATTCATAATGCCCTGCAAGCGGGTCATAAATATGCCGTTGAAGTGGGGGATGGTATAAATTCCAGAGAAAGAATTTTGGAGCAGCAGGTCGTGTCCCGTGTTGAACTGGGTAATGTCTCCGGTGATGATGGTCATTTATATTCTGCGATAGAACTGCGACCTGTGATAAAAAGTCGGTTAAAAGCAATCAAAGCCTGGCTACGGTAA
- a CDS encoding 16S rRNA (uracil(1498)-N(3))-methyltransferase codes for MRNPRIYFPQPMNAGAMVELTDSAANHVGKVLRMKPREPLILFNGEGSAYQGRIESVSKKSVMVLLERQIEKTVESPLSIHLGQSLSRGERMDYAIQKATEVGVTEITPLFSERCEVKLNQERMEKRLRHWQQVAISACEQCGRNRVPVIHPAIYVDEWMAQQTSDLKFVLHHRTERRLEGYDQPASVSLLIGPEGGLTADEIERAEQQGFNALALGPRVLRTETAPVSAITLMQYLWGDVRGEQSA; via the coding sequence ATGCGTAATCCCCGAATTTATTTTCCTCAACCCATGAATGCTGGCGCAATGGTTGAGTTAACCGACAGCGCGGCCAATCACGTCGGTAAAGTCCTGCGAATGAAACCCCGGGAACCCCTGATATTGTTTAATGGAGAAGGTTCTGCCTACCAGGGCAGGATTGAGTCCGTCAGCAAAAAAAGCGTGATGGTGCTGCTTGAGCGTCAAATTGAAAAAACGGTTGAGTCGCCGCTGTCGATTCATCTCGGTCAGAGCCTGAGTCGTGGTGAGCGCATGGATTATGCGATTCAGAAGGCGACAGAGGTAGGCGTTACAGAAATAACACCGCTGTTCAGTGAGCGCTGCGAAGTCAAACTGAACCAGGAGCGAATGGAAAAACGTTTACGACACTGGCAACAGGTAGCCATCAGTGCCTGTGAACAATGCGGCAGAAACCGTGTGCCTGTGATACATCCGGCCATTTATGTGGATGAATGGATGGCACAGCAGACTTCGGATTTGAAATTTGTGCTGCATCACCGCACGGAACGCAGGCTGGAAGGGTATGACCAGCCTGCATCGGTTTCCCTTCTGATTGGTCCTGAAGGCGGACTGACGGCGGATGAAATAGAGCGTGCGGAGCAACAGGGGTTCAATGCGCTGGCCCTGGGACCAAGGGTATTACGCACTGAAACTGCACCGGTATCAGCCATTACGCTGATGCAGTATCTGTGGGGAGATGTTCGGGGAGAGCAGAGTGCGTAA
- a CDS encoding chemotaxis protein CheW, translated as MNTRTLSSLLIPMQQKPLLVPAVCVVDIIDYTRPTGKSHSEDWYPGDIVWRGQQIPLIVFERLNQRRCAEFSASAKLAIFNSLSEGSETPFYGMVIQGLPQSLELLFSDIQTAEAEAGVAEKAQVIVNQLPACIPDLELVDEKLKMLTHSALPEHLPTDTASA; from the coding sequence ATGAATACCAGAACCCTTTCGTCGCTGCTGATTCCCATGCAACAAAAGCCATTACTGGTGCCTGCTGTTTGTGTGGTGGACATCATCGACTACACCCGACCCACTGGTAAAAGCCATTCTGAAGACTGGTATCCGGGGGATATCGTCTGGCGCGGGCAACAAATTCCCCTGATTGTTTTTGAGCGCCTGAACCAGCGACGGTGTGCTGAATTTTCAGCCAGCGCCAAACTGGCTATTTTCAATAGCCTGTCAGAAGGCTCAGAAACTCCGTTCTATGGGATGGTTATACAGGGGCTGCCTCAGTCGCTTGAATTGCTGTTTTCCGACATTCAAACGGCCGAAGCAGAGGCTGGCGTTGCAGAAAAGGCGCAGGTCATTGTTAACCAGCTACCCGCCTGCATTCCTGATCTTGAGCTAGTCGATGAAAAACTTAAGATGCTTACGCACTCTGCTCTCCCCGAACATCTCCCCACAGATACTGCATCAGCGTAA
- a CDS encoding chemotaxis protein CheA, which produces MADQQGYADNNHLDRHDAGNHAGDSPGGTDALSKAAFFHPQIPDFPPPLSDEQIQKLEQSDITSLLPKIRQKYQVVLAAYLREQHREQQLQFMARIFAKLQNLCWDAPLSPLWEACIALVEGLQNGSIKQSLPVTNLLRSVDLQLRAFVVKGPSFINTTPDDRLFRGLLYFIAQSQSEGDGSFGSAIKARYKLHDALNNSEDNATAGKEAAIEALSSELAGIKDALNLYLMATEPDPLPLQNQLPIIQQVSDTLIMLGLEEQGQQVLHYKQQLHSVIETGHSAQNSNAETALITIATGLLKLETVLQHFASGKPAESTPLPASLTLVEIEPDTAVPERSSNAVFQTDEPLAEQAESPSDLSDTTAKTTPETSPEGKTGPIDKDLLEVFREEASDVQKQLTSLIPRWQSSTDRQLDILADIRRAFHTLKGSGRMVEANIIGELAWSIENMLNRLIEGTTTFTPDMVNLVARANDMLPALLDDYIHDNQLLTPDVLVCMEMADALAIGEQYSAPEHPDAPEEDDDNGISVQFGEVIDDQPVQTPAASQVQHEIEVEEIELLDLFLDEAFEISEDAHQALEDWVKETSNPEPVKEIQRLLHSLKDGARISEQHDLADLSHALEGVYQLIASRQFTNEKWTADVPLGLMQATHDRIDQMLQAIKADQPVPDTLIYLQKLNEWQAQQNIPSFPKRQESTAAVDPCLRRDDGGVTSLTAEPELLTTDEAHHLPDYLAQPFAGEPQSDDIEYTPVSRQLKQNRERVQVSAELFEQLIDLFDDSSINHARIEQEVTDIRHTLDKVETTIIRVTEQLDMGTQSQLSRSLMESASVLADLRLVIAKKSSEAGTLLMQQSGTQIQLQDKLLQARMVSFSCLLPKLKQITARVSDELGKPVKLNVQNAEGNMDRTMLDRILSPLEYLIRNAISHGIEDADDRRATGKSETGQLELVVKREGTEIVLELHDDGEGIDVDAIQTKAVEMHLIAPNDQLPDSDLIQLILEPGFTTTDTSAHGVGLDRVNAEIRQMGGSTQIESTRGKGCCFRLRLPFTLSMHRVLVVQAGDSLYALPLQSIAGVTTIAANTLASCFQNPLPLELAGDQYQVLSLGQLTGNTAPEIQEASCHMVLLDRGGQKYALHVDELIGRRDIVSKTPGPQFATLSGVKGATILGDGRVVIVIDPAVLIRQFRVSEYYAHRRTPDMNKRFTL; this is translated from the coding sequence ATGGCAGATCAACAGGGCTATGCCGATAATAACCATCTTGATAGGCACGATGCCGGGAACCATGCCGGAGACAGCCCGGGCGGTACCGACGCATTATCCAAAGCGGCCTTTTTCCATCCACAGATACCCGACTTTCCACCTCCTCTCAGTGATGAGCAGATTCAGAAGCTGGAACAGTCCGACATCACCAGCCTGCTGCCTAAAATACGACAGAAATATCAGGTTGTACTGGCTGCTTATCTGCGTGAGCAGCACAGAGAGCAACAGCTACAGTTTATGGCTCGCATCTTCGCCAAGCTACAGAATCTGTGCTGGGATGCTCCCCTGAGTCCATTATGGGAAGCCTGTATTGCCCTGGTTGAAGGTTTACAGAACGGCAGTATTAAGCAAAGCCTGCCTGTCACCAACCTGTTGCGCTCCGTAGACTTGCAGCTTCGGGCTTTTGTGGTCAAAGGGCCATCGTTTATTAATACAACACCCGACGACCGGCTATTCAGGGGTTTGCTGTATTTTATTGCCCAGTCCCAGTCTGAGGGTGACGGCAGTTTTGGCAGCGCCATAAAAGCTCGCTATAAACTTCATGACGCTTTGAATAACAGTGAAGACAATGCCACTGCTGGCAAAGAGGCTGCAATAGAGGCTTTGAGCAGTGAGCTGGCAGGCATCAAAGACGCCTTAAATCTCTATCTCATGGCTACTGAGCCAGACCCACTGCCCCTCCAGAACCAGCTCCCGATTATTCAGCAGGTAAGCGACACTCTGATAATGCTTGGGCTGGAAGAGCAGGGACAACAGGTTCTGCATTATAAACAACAACTACACAGTGTTATTGAAACTGGACACAGCGCACAAAACAGTAACGCGGAAACGGCACTCATCACCATCGCAACCGGGCTGTTAAAACTGGAGACGGTTCTTCAGCATTTTGCCAGCGGCAAACCGGCTGAATCCACACCTCTGCCAGCTTCCCTTACATTAGTTGAAATTGAACCTGATACAGCTGTACCCGAACGTTCATCAAACGCTGTTTTCCAGACTGATGAGCCTTTGGCGGAGCAAGCTGAATCTCCGTCTGACTTATCCGACACTACGGCCAAAACGACGCCCGAAACCTCGCCAGAAGGAAAGACAGGTCCGATTGATAAAGACCTGTTGGAGGTATTCAGGGAAGAGGCAAGTGACGTTCAGAAACAACTGACCAGCCTTATCCCCCGCTGGCAATCATCGACAGACAGGCAGCTTGATATACTGGCGGATATACGACGTGCCTTTCATACCCTGAAAGGTAGTGGGCGTATGGTTGAAGCCAATATCATTGGTGAGCTGGCCTGGTCGATTGAAAATATGCTTAATCGCCTGATTGAGGGTACTACGACCTTTACTCCGGACATGGTGAATCTGGTTGCCCGCGCCAACGATATGCTCCCGGCGTTACTGGACGATTACATCCATGACAATCAGCTTCTGACTCCCGATGTGCTGGTCTGCATGGAAATGGCAGATGCCCTGGCCATCGGGGAGCAGTATTCAGCGCCAGAACACCCCGATGCGCCTGAAGAAGACGACGATAATGGTATTTCTGTGCAGTTTGGAGAAGTTATCGATGATCAGCCAGTACAAACACCAGCTGCCAGCCAGGTTCAGCACGAAATTGAAGTTGAAGAAATAGAACTGCTGGACCTGTTCCTCGATGAAGCCTTTGAGATAAGTGAAGATGCCCACCAGGCTCTGGAAGACTGGGTTAAGGAAACATCCAATCCAGAACCTGTTAAAGAAATCCAGCGTCTGCTTCATTCATTAAAAGACGGTGCGCGAATATCTGAGCAGCACGATCTGGCAGACCTCAGCCATGCTCTGGAAGGCGTTTACCAGTTAATTGCATCCCGCCAGTTCACCAATGAAAAATGGACTGCTGATGTCCCTTTGGGCTTAATGCAGGCTACCCACGATCGTATTGATCAGATGCTGCAAGCCATTAAGGCTGATCAGCCGGTTCCGGACACTTTAATATACCTGCAGAAACTGAATGAATGGCAGGCACAACAGAATATACCGTCATTCCCGAAAAGGCAGGAATCTACCGCGGCAGTGGATCCCTGCCTTCGCAGGGATGACGGAGGGGTAACCTCCCTGACTGCGGAACCTGAATTGCTGACGACAGATGAAGCCCATCATCTGCCGGATTATCTCGCTCAGCCATTTGCCGGGGAACCACAGTCCGATGATATAGAGTACACACCCGTATCCCGGCAGCTGAAACAGAACCGGGAGAGGGTTCAGGTTTCAGCGGAGTTATTTGAACAGCTTATCGACCTCTTCGATGATTCCAGCATTAACCACGCTCGTATCGAACAGGAAGTCACAGACATTCGTCATACTCTGGATAAAGTGGAAACCACTATCATCCGGGTCACGGAACAGCTGGATATGGGAACCCAGTCACAACTATCACGCTCTCTGATGGAATCAGCCTCAGTTCTTGCTGACCTTCGTCTGGTGATTGCAAAGAAGAGCAGTGAAGCCGGTACCCTTCTTATGCAACAGTCCGGAACACAAATTCAGCTTCAGGACAAATTGCTACAAGCACGAATGGTGTCGTTTTCCTGCCTGCTGCCAAAGCTAAAGCAAATAACAGCCAGAGTTTCTGATGAGCTGGGAAAACCTGTAAAACTGAACGTTCAAAATGCAGAAGGTAACATGGACCGTACCATGCTGGATCGGATTCTTTCACCGCTTGAGTATCTGATCCGCAACGCAATCAGTCACGGCATTGAAGACGCTGATGATCGCAGGGCCACAGGAAAATCCGAAACCGGACAGCTGGAACTGGTGGTTAAAAGAGAAGGTACAGAGATTGTTCTGGAGTTACACGACGATGGAGAGGGTATTGATGTCGATGCCATTCAGACAAAAGCTGTAGAAATGCACTTGATCGCACCCAATGACCAGCTACCTGATTCCGACCTGATTCAATTGATTCTTGAGCCTGGTTTCACTACCACTGACACCTCAGCCCATGGTGTTGGACTGGACAGGGTCAACGCCGAAATAAGGCAGATGGGCGGCAGTACGCAAATTGAAAGCACCCGCGGTAAAGGCTGCTGCTTCAGACTCAGGCTGCCCTTTACCCTGTCAATGCACCGCGTCCTGGTGGTACAGGCCGGTGACAGCCTGTACGCCTTACCTCTGCAATCTATTGCTGGCGTCACCACCATTGCAGCAAACACTCTGGCAAGCTGCTTTCAGAACCCACTGCCTCTTGAGCTCGCAGGGGATCAGTATCAGGTGCTATCTCTGGGACAACTGACCGGTAATACGGCACCAGAGATTCAGGAAGCCTCTTGTCACATGGTTCTGCTTGATCGGGGTGGACAGAAATACGCCCTGCATGTGGATGAGCTGATTGGCAGAAGGGACATTGTCAGCAAAACTCCTGGCCCTCAGTTTGCCACCTTGTCTGGAGTGAAGGGTGCCACGATCCTGGGTGATGGTCGGGTTGTGATTGTTATCGACCCTGCGGTACTGATTCGCCAGTTCAGAGTCAGCGAATATTATGCTCATCGTCGGACGCCTGATATGAATAAGAGGTTTACACTCTGA